One Elaeis guineensis isolate ETL-2024a chromosome 10, EG11, whole genome shotgun sequence genomic window carries:
- the LOC105034082 gene encoding metal tolerance protein 1, with protein MESPNSRSSQIIDVSVDVPGGVSGLDGNKICGGTTCRLSDSRTSSKDAKERSASMRKLLIAVFLCVIFMSIEVVGGIKANSLAILTDAAHLLSDVAAFAISLFSLWASGWEATPRQSYGFFRIEILGALVSIQLIWLLAGILVYEAIARLIHKTGDVQGVLMFAVAAFGLVVNIIMAVLLGHDHGHGGHDHGHHHDDHSHDHEHNVEHGHSHGISVTKHHSGNSKHKEECEPLLEHAESTSSQSACLKETKKKQRNVNVHSAYLHVLGDSIQSIGVMIGGAIIWYKPAWKVIDLVCTLVFSVIVLITTIKMLRNILEVLMESTPREIDATRLEKGLCELDSVVAIHELHVWAITVGKVLLACHVTITREADADTVLDKVIGYIKREFNISHVTIQIERQ; from the coding sequence ATGGAATCACCAAATTCTCGATCATCTCAGATCATTGATGTAAGTGTAGATGTGCCTGGAGGAGTTTCAGGTTTGGATGGTAACAAGATATGTGGTGGCACCACTTGTCGCTTGTCTGATTCTAGAACAAGCTCCAAAGATGCCAAAGAGAGATCTGCTTCAATGCGGAAGCTACTAATAGCTGTTTTTCTTTGTGTCATATTCATGAGTATCGAAGTGGTTGGTGGCATTAAAGCAAACAGTCTTGCAATCTTAACTGATGCAGCCCATCTCCTTTCAGATGTTGCAGCATTTGCCATCTCCTTATTCTCCCTTTGGGCTTCAGGATGGGAAGCCACCCCACGCCAGTCGTATGGGTTTTTCCGAATAGAGATACTTGGAGCACTTGTTTCCATCCAGCTTATCTGGCTCTTAGCTGGGATATTAGTTTATGAAGCCATTGCAAGACTCATCCATAAAACTGGTGACGTGCAAGGTGTCTTGATGTTTGCTGTCGCGGCATTTGGTTTGGTGGTTAACATTATCATGGCTGTCTTGCTGGGTCACGATCATGGTCATGGTGGACATGACCATGGTCATCACCATGATGACCACAGCCATGACCATGAACATAATGTGGAACATGGTCACAGTCATGGCATTAGTGTTACAAAGCATCATTCAGGGAATTCCAAACATAAGGAAGAATGTGAACCTCTGCTAGAGCATGCTGAAAGTACCTCGAGCCAAAGTGCCTGCTtgaaagaaacaaaaaagaagcAAAGGAACGTCAACGTCCATAGTGCCTATCTGCATGTGCTTGGAGACTCCATTCAGAGCATAGGGGTGATGATTGGAGGTGCCATCATATGGTACAAGCCTGCATGGAAGGTAATCGATCTGGTTTGCACACTTGTTTTCTCTGTCATCGTGTTAATAACCACGATCAAGATGCTGAGGAACATACTTGAGGTCCTCATGGAGAGCACCCCAAGGGAGATTGATGCAACCAGGCTCGAGAAGGGCTTATGTGAGTTGGATAGTGTTGTCGCCATCCATGAGCTGCATGTATGGGCCATCACAGTAGGGAAGGTTCTCCTGGCATGCCATGTGACAATCACTCGAGAAGCAGATGCTGATACTGTGCTTGATAAGGTGATAGGATATATCAAAAGGGAGTTCAATATTAGTCATGTAACCATTCAGATAGAACGgcagtaa
- the LOC105034083 gene encoding uncharacterized protein — protein sequence MLCSRSSSNWLDRLHTSKGLSIPADLDLDQFLSSIPNPNPNSNPKSCSPRPPEARPSDAPLSQPTGDKPAASRRRWKQQPPPPEEVAAGNKIFVGEKEQLFDLMSSALAELFIMRDHSATGILGPSKKSARKQPNPKACVPSASASIDGSFLAGAAAACHVPPATSPSSADNSVAEAKKSRTKARRKRGTTGSPVESDLSTYSKTEVTVIDTSSPGWKSEKLIFRKGMVWKVRDKKLWNVCRKKRKVGLVERLIGEKEKEQPLIDMKEPSPKEHSGSVDEGGAHAENRDASREMDDQIQIPKRRPRFSRSPRVRAAKDSSAFHLITSRKNDPAFPRRTPKGG from the exons ATGCTGTGCTCGAGATCGAGCTCCAACTGGCTGGATCGCCTCCACACATCCAAAGGCTTATCCATCCCCGCCGACCTCGATCTCGACCAATTCCTCTCCTCcatccctaaccctaaccctaattctaATCCCAAATCTTGCTCTCCTCGTCCTCCCGAGGCTCGGCCATCCGATGCGCCCCTCTCGCAGCCCACGGGCGATAAACCCGCCGCCTCTCGCCGGCGGTGGAAGCAGCAGCCCCCGCCACCGGAGGAAGTCGCCGCGGGGAACAAGATCTTTGTTGGAGAGAAAGAGCAGCTATTCGATCTGATGAGCTCCGCCCTGGCGGAGCTCTTCATCATGAGGGACCACTCAGCCACCGGCATCCTAGGGCCCAGCAAAAAGAGCGCCCGGAAGCAGCCCAACCCTAAGGCCTGCGTCCCCTCCGCCTCGGCGAGCATCGACGGCAGCTTCTTGGCTGGAGCAGCGGCCGCTTGCCACGTTCCGCCAGCCACATCCCCGTCCAGCGCTGACAACAGCGTGGCGGAGGCCAAGAAGAGCCGGACGAAGGCGAGGAGGAAGCGGGGGACGACGGGGAGCCCTGTGGAGTCGGATTTGTCGACGTACTCGAAGACTGAGGTGACGGTGATCGACACGAGCTCCCCGGGTTGGAAGTCGGAGAAGCTAATCTTTAGGAAGGGGATGGTGTGGAAAGTCCGCGACAAGAAGCTATGGAATGTGTGCCGGAAGAAAAGGAAGGTGGGTCTGGTGGAGAGATTGATCGGCGAAAAGGAGAAGGAGCAGCCGTTGATTGACATGAAAGAGCCCTCACCgaaagagcattcaggatcagtGGATGAA GGTGGAGCTCATGCTGAAAATAGAGATGCTTCCAGAGAAATGGATGATCAAATTCAAATCCCTAAAAGAAG ACCAAGATTTTCAAGATCACCGCGTGTTCGAGCAGCCAAAGATTCTTCTGCTTTCCATCTTATTACAAGCAGGAAAAATGACCCAGCATTTCCCAGACGTACTCCAAAAGGAGGATGA